The Terriglobales bacterium genome window below encodes:
- a CDS encoding YceI family protein has protein sequence MNIRKSALVLTAALLLSTLAFAADEYKIDKVHSTVGFSVKHLVISSVPGRFTDFDGTIVYDDKDVTKSSVKVTIQAVSINTDNSHRDDDLRGPNFLDTAKYPTITFESKQVKKTPNGLVAVGTLTIKDVSKEIELPFTINGKVRLGNSEHLGAEASIQINRQDYHLTFNKMIEAGPMVGDDVKITLIVEAVRPLAPTAK, from the coding sequence ATGAACATACGGAAATCTGCGCTGGTTTTGACGGCAGCACTGTTGCTCTCCACCTTGGCGTTTGCCGCCGATGAATACAAGATTGATAAAGTCCACAGCACAGTCGGCTTTTCGGTAAAGCATCTGGTCATCAGCTCCGTACCCGGCCGCTTCACCGATTTTGACGGTACCATCGTCTACGATGACAAGGATGTGACCAAGTCTTCGGTCAAGGTCACCATTCAGGCGGTCAGCATCAACACCGATAACAGCCACCGTGATGACGACCTGCGCGGTCCCAACTTCCTCGATACCGCCAAGTACCCCACCATCACCTTTGAGAGCAAGCAGGTCAAGAAAACGCCCAACGGCTTGGTCGCCGTAGGAACGTTGACCATCAAAGATGTTTCTAAAGAGATCGAATTGCCTTTTACCATTAACGGAAAAGTTCGCCTGGGCAATTCAGAGCACTTGGGCGCTGAAGCCAGTATTCAGATCAACCGCCAGGATTACCACCTCACGTTTAACAAGATGATCGAAGCCGGACCCATGGTGGGCGATGATGTGAAGATCACCCTCATCGTGGAAGCGGTGAGACCGTTGGCGCCGACGGCGAAATAA